One stretch of Candidatus Aminicenantes bacterium DNA includes these proteins:
- the fabD gene encoding ACP S-malonyltransferase, with amino-acid sequence MKKAAFLFPGQGSQAVGMGKSFYDYADEAKKLFRAADDVLGFSLSRLCFEGPEEDLRLTRNTQPALLVVSVIAYRLLEREPAVAAGHSLGEYSALVAAGALDFEDAVRLVHKRGTYMQDAVPVGAGAMAAVLGMPYEALETCLAHVTQGAVQVANWNSPDQIVISGDKAAVEEALRLAKPPKSVMLPVSAPFHSPLMKPAEDRLAADLDAIAFRDLRFPVVNNVDARRITAAAEARDGLKRQVSRPVLWTKAMETLREEGIDVFVETGPGKVLSGLMKRIGRGWPHPFVLANVEDRDSLETAAAAL; translated from the coding sequence ATGAAGAAGGCCGCTTTTCTATTTCCCGGACAAGGATCCCAGGCCGTCGGCATGGGTAAGAGCTTCTACGACTATGCCGACGAGGCCAAGAAGCTGTTCCGCGCGGCCGACGACGTCCTCGGCTTTTCCCTCTCGCGCCTGTGCTTCGAAGGCCCCGAGGAGGATCTGCGGCTGACCCGCAACACCCAGCCCGCCCTGCTCGTCGTCAGCGTCATCGCCTACCGTCTTCTCGAGCGCGAGCCGGCCGTCGCGGCGGGCCACAGCCTGGGCGAGTATTCGGCCTTGGTCGCGGCCGGGGCTCTCGACTTCGAGGATGCCGTCCGGCTCGTCCACAAGCGCGGCACGTACATGCAGGACGCCGTCCCCGTCGGCGCGGGCGCCATGGCTGCCGTTCTGGGGATGCCGTACGAGGCGCTGGAGACCTGCCTGGCCCATGTGACACAGGGCGCTGTTCAGGTCGCCAACTGGAACAGCCCCGACCAGATCGTCATTTCCGGCGACAAGGCCGCCGTCGAGGAGGCTCTCCGGCTGGCCAAGCCGCCCAAGTCGGTGATGCTCCCGGTCAGCGCCCCGTTCCATTCGCCCCTGATGAAGCCGGCCGAAGACCGCCTGGCCGCGGATCTCGACGCGATCGCCTTCCGCGATCTTCGCTTTCCCGTCGTCAACAACGTCGACGCGCGCCGGATCACCGCGGCGGCCGAGGCCCGCGACGGGCTGAAGCGACAGGTCAGCCGGCCGGTTCTCTGGACCAAGGCCATGGAGACCCTGCGCGAGGAGGGGATCGACGTCTTCGTCGAGACGGGGCCGGGCAAGGTCCTGTCGGGGCTGATGAAGCGGATCGGCCGGGGCTGGCCGCACCCGTTCGTCCTGGCGAACGTCGAGGATCGGGACTCGCTGGAGACGGCGGCCGCCGCGCTCTGA
- a CDS encoding BamA/TamA family outer membrane protein yields the protein MSRFASGSKVVRAAAVAALALIFALIGAAPAGAGQASATVTSVSVFVDGLPADADFAALVPIAPGLAFSAKSCDAALRQLYRTGLFADIQILRREGTDIRLTVLLERRLTTRAVTFRGGHGVSSRLLSESLFAIRPDAPYTENLRVRAEAELREALRREGYLNGVVISSARRVKDRPAVDVLFEIVLGARFTVSAIGFKGRPIAEPSTLARLIKTKPGKPYNPTVVEADLARLKTAYNDLGYPRAEISLRGRVFHESDNTVSLNFFVVPQERIVIEVRGAKVDQAPLRAIWEQPVFEDWAVERAEARILADLRADGYLFAAIRSRMERTPEEIRVIHEAVPGEKVRLRDVVIEGATHFAPDDLKRALGGTPRLPLGGAAVYDLPSRIIDYYKSQGFPEARAELSFRSADQATDAVLTIVEGPRQTIERVTATGALLFTAEELLTQVTAAAGGAYVSPSVQRDVGRLEAFYANRGVRDTKIVAAVETVAENRHTVEFRIVEGRRLRVERIVVAGSPITQRRLIDRQLRLREGDWAGAEAIQESKRELERLGVFSEIQIEEVPTGPETVDLVINLREGERNLVSLGLGLETKNEPMRLDLAKNVIGPRATAEYTRGNVFGRAAQLSLISQFSEREKRAVVSWEEPFLFGWSMPITLNGWAESEARESYGFDRRGISLSGSRTLASGWISLTTLRWASTTLNSLEIAANEVDRQFFPYSATSVSETFLLDRRDDSFNPERGTFLSGVLEWAYPLFKVESDYVKTFVKGQVYQPLFGRWNLSLTGRAGLAMGRIPIHERFFAGGSNSFRGRSFDRLGPKDIGSDMPVGGKAIVLFNLELRFPLLPSLPALTGAVFYDAGNVFAHRGDFSLAGLENAVGAGLRYRTPLGPIRFDLGWNLNAPAGQARMKIFITIGDVF from the coding sequence ATGTCAAGGTTCGCAAGCGGTTCTAAGGTTGTCCGGGCCGCGGCCGTCGCCGCCCTGGCCTTGATCTTTGCCCTGATCGGAGCCGCTCCGGCCGGAGCCGGTCAGGCCTCGGCCACCGTGACGTCCGTCTCCGTGTTTGTGGACGGCCTCCCCGCCGACGCCGATTTCGCGGCCCTGGTCCCGATCGCGCCGGGCCTCGCCTTCTCGGCCAAGTCTTGCGACGCCGCTCTCCGACAGCTTTACCGGACCGGCCTTTTCGCGGATATCCAGATCCTCCGTCGGGAAGGGACGGACATCCGGCTGACCGTTCTGTTGGAGCGCCGGCTGACCACCCGAGCGGTGACGTTCCGTGGCGGACACGGGGTGTCCTCCCGACTGCTCAGCGAAAGCCTGTTCGCCATCCGTCCCGACGCCCCTTACACGGAGAACTTGCGGGTCCGGGCCGAAGCTGAGCTGCGCGAGGCGCTGCGTCGGGAAGGCTATCTGAACGGTGTCGTCATCAGCTCGGCCCGCCGGGTCAAGGACCGCCCGGCCGTGGACGTCCTGTTCGAAATCGTCCTGGGCGCGCGCTTCACCGTCAGCGCGATCGGTTTCAAGGGCCGGCCGATCGCCGAACCGTCCACCTTGGCCCGGCTCATCAAAACCAAGCCGGGGAAGCCGTACAATCCGACGGTAGTGGAGGCGGATCTGGCCCGCTTGAAAACCGCTTACAACGATCTTGGGTATCCGCGGGCCGAAATCTCACTCCGGGGACGGGTTTTCCACGAATCCGACAACACCGTATCCCTGAATTTTTTCGTCGTCCCCCAGGAGCGGATCGTCATCGAGGTCAGGGGAGCGAAAGTCGATCAAGCGCCCCTCCGCGCCATCTGGGAGCAGCCTGTCTTCGAGGATTGGGCCGTCGAACGGGCCGAAGCCCGCATTCTCGCCGACCTTCGAGCCGACGGCTACCTCTTCGCCGCGATCCGTTCCCGGATGGAGCGCACGCCGGAGGAGATTCGAGTCATCCACGAGGCTGTGCCGGGGGAGAAGGTCCGCCTTCGGGACGTTGTCATCGAGGGCGCGACCCACTTCGCTCCGGACGATCTGAAGCGGGCCCTGGGAGGAACGCCCAGGCTCCCGCTCGGCGGCGCGGCGGTCTATGACTTGCCGAGCCGGATTATCGACTATTATAAATCGCAGGGCTTCCCGGAGGCCCGGGCCGAGCTGAGCTTCCGATCGGCGGATCAAGCCACCGACGCCGTGTTGACCATCGTGGAAGGCCCCCGGCAGACGATCGAGCGCGTCACCGCAACCGGAGCCTTGCTCTTTACGGCGGAGGAGCTCCTGACCCAGGTGACGGCCGCCGCCGGCGGCGCCTATGTCTCGCCGTCCGTTCAACGGGACGTCGGCCGCTTGGAGGCCTTTTACGCCAACCGGGGCGTACGCGATACGAAGATCGTCGCCGCCGTCGAGACGGTGGCCGAAAACAGGCATACGGTGGAGTTCCGCATCGTCGAAGGCCGCCGCCTCCGGGTGGAACGGATCGTGGTGGCCGGTTCCCCGATCACCCAGCGGCGTCTCATCGACCGCCAGCTCCGGCTGCGGGAGGGCGATTGGGCCGGGGCCGAAGCCATCCAGGAGTCCAAGCGGGAGTTGGAGCGATTGGGGGTCTTTTCCGAGATCCAGATCGAAGAGGTCCCGACCGGCCCGGAGACGGTCGACTTGGTCATCAACCTCCGCGAGGGCGAACGGAACTTGGTCAGCCTGGGATTGGGACTGGAGACCAAGAACGAACCGATGCGGCTGGACCTGGCCAAGAATGTCATCGGACCACGAGCCACGGCCGAATACACCCGCGGCAACGTCTTCGGACGGGCCGCCCAGCTCAGCCTGATCAGCCAGTTCAGCGAGCGGGAAAAGAGGGCCGTCGTCTCCTGGGAGGAGCCGTTCCTGTTCGGCTGGTCGATGCCGATCACTCTGAACGGCTGGGCGGAGAGCGAGGCCCGGGAAAGCTATGGGTTCGACCGCCGGGGCATCAGCCTGAGCGGGTCCCGGACCCTGGCCTCGGGCTGGATTTCGCTGACGACCTTGCGCTGGGCCAGCACCACCCTGAATTCCTTGGAGATCGCGGCGAACGAAGTCGACCGCCAGTTCTTTCCCTACTCGGCCACCTCGGTTTCGGAGACCTTCCTCCTCGACCGGCGCGATGATTCTTTCAACCCGGAGCGGGGGACTTTCCTGAGCGGCGTGCTGGAATGGGCTTATCCGCTGTTTAAAGTCGAGTCGGATTACGTCAAGACCTTCGTCAAGGGCCAGGTTTACCAACCCCTCTTCGGCCGCTGGAATTTGAGCTTGACGGGCCGGGCCGGATTGGCCATGGGCCGCATCCCCATCCACGAGAGGTTCTTCGCCGGCGGCAGCAACTCCTTCCGTGGCCGGTCTTTCGACCGCCTGGGACCCAAAGACATCGGCTCGGATATGCCGGTCGGCGGCAAGGCGATTGTCCTTTTCAACCTGGAGCTGCGTTTCCCCTTGCTGCCTTCCTTGCCGGCCTTGACCGGCGCCGTTTTCTATGACGCCGGCAACGTCTTCGCCCACCGCGGCGATTTCAGCCTAGCCGGCTTGGAGAATGCCGTCGGGGCGGGCTTGCGCTACCGGACGCCGCTCGGCCCGATCCGCTTCGATCTCGGTTGGAACCTCAACGCGCCGGCCGGGCAGGCCCGGATGAAAATCTTCATCACCATCGGGGACGTCTTCTAA
- the pgsA gene encoding CDP-diacylglycerol--glycerol-3-phosphate 3-phosphatidyltransferase, whose translation MNAPNALTTFRILLVPVLMAFLLAGFRGHEWFALGVFWLAMLTDTVDGILARRTNAITELGKLLDPIADKLLITAAFVCLVEAGNVPAWMAVVIIGRELAVTGFRAIAASKGIVIAASWPGKIKVWLETAAISLLLVKPAWLGSLAGAPRVFLWLTMAAAVYSAAEYFVKYGPGLVRENP comes from the coding sequence ATGAACGCGCCCAACGCCCTGACGACCTTCCGCATCCTGCTGGTGCCCGTCCTCATGGCCTTCCTGCTGGCCGGCTTCCGGGGCCATGAATGGTTCGCCCTGGGCGTCTTCTGGCTGGCCATGCTGACCGACACGGTGGACGGCATCCTGGCCCGGCGGACCAACGCCATCACCGAGCTGGGCAAGCTTCTCGACCCGATCGCGGACAAGCTGCTGATCACGGCCGCCTTCGTCTGCCTGGTCGAAGCGGGGAATGTCCCGGCCTGGATGGCCGTCGTCATCATCGGCCGGGAGTTGGCGGTGACGGGCTTCCGGGCCATCGCCGCGTCCAAGGGCATCGTCATCGCCGCGTCCTGGCCGGGCAAGATCAAGGTCTGGCTCGAGACCGCGGCCATCTCGCTGCTCCTCGTGAAGCCCGCGTGGCTGGGCTCGCTGGCCGGCGCCCCGCGGGTTTTTCTGTGGCTGACCATGGCCGCGGCAGTCTATTCGGCCGCGGAGTATTTCGTCAAGTACGGCCCCGGCCTGGTCCGGGAGAACCCCTAA